Proteins encoded together in one bacterium window:
- a CDS encoding PEGA domain-containing protein, giving the protein MKILSLISIIIFSLAFIRCSDDSPVDPPSTTSKGNLVVKSIPSGARIYLMGTDTGKNTPDTLNLEAGIYDLFLFLQYYDTAFFSAKVVENISSTKEITLVDGLPFVDITLDYIIRSNGDSVQFNWVINQDVLIDSIIVKRPIDLSVNYVTDRYLYNNQLFPFEDQTGNPIIYYLPPTDSGNNFYPRIETFPYWIDFYGKKAHGSMTAFHLSFSQGI; this is encoded by the coding sequence ATGAAAATATTATCACTTATTTCTATTATAATTTTTTCACTTGCTTTCATTCGTTGTTCTGATGATAGCCCAGTAGATCCACCATCAACAACTTCAAAAGGAAACCTTGTGGTAAAATCAATTCCATCTGGCGCTAGAATATATCTGATGGGAACTGATACAGGTAAAAATACACCTGACACCTTAAATCTTGAAGCAGGGATTTATGATCTATTTTTATTTTTACAGTATTATGATACTGCATTCTTCTCGGCAAAGGTTGTTGAAAACATATCCTCCACAAAAGAAATTACACTTGTTGACGGTTTGCCATTTGTTGATATTACTTTGGATTATATAATAAGATCTAACGGAGATAGTGTTCAATTTAATTGGGTTATAAATCAAGATGTGTTGATAGACAGTATTATTGTGAAGAGACCAATCGATCTTTCAGTAAATTATGTGACAGATAGGTATTTATATAATAACCAATTATTTCCATTTGAAGATCAAACAGGGAATCCTATAATATATTATCTACCACCCACAGATTCAGGAAATAATTTTTATCCAAGAATCGAAACATTTCCATACTGGATAGATTTTTACGGTAAGAAAGCGCATGGTTCAATGACGGCTTTTCATCTTTCTTTCAGTCAGGGAATATGA